The Silene latifolia isolate original U9 population chromosome X, ASM4854445v1, whole genome shotgun sequence genome contains the following window.
ccattaagttcagttcagattagtttatttcaacattattattcttattttatattcttattgatattcttattattatattaatttatttactattgttattattattatattattatttttatatttattatatcactattatatttattattaattaattcgtattgttgatattattatatttatatttaatttatttatttattattattatattattatgattaatgagaatattattagtattgatatttattattattagtattattattattattattattagaattagaattagaattagaattagaattattactattattattattatatatttattattttattaatatattcattattattaatattattcaaaacatatttattattattatatttaatattattatattaatgatttattatattatatttattattttattaatatatccattattattaatattattaataacatatttttttttattattattattattactattattattattattattattattattattattattattattattattattattattattattattattactcttcatttattattatattatttattttttagcttttattattaatatattatattattattgataatgttatcatttatattactaatatattattatattactatttatttttttatatatcttattagattattattatattatattaatatattattattattaataaataatatttattattattggtattattgttattactattagtataatctttttattattatttcagttcatttcagtttagttcagataagttaagttcagtttagttcaattcagttcagtgtAGGTCAacttcattaagttcagttcagttcagtttagctccattaagttcagttcagttcatacAATTTCAGTCCTAAAGAATATGGCCATAGTTCAATTCaacttcattcagttcaattcaattcaattcagctcAGCTTTATTCAGTTCAGCTTCACTAAGTTCAACACATTTCATTTCTACTTGTCTTAAACTTATAGATTAATATTTaatacttatttatttatttattattattatattaaaattgttatgtcaatattattaatattttattattattagtaattaaataatcatcacaattattattattattattattattattattattattattattattattattattgtgattACTACAATCAATAATATCgatattaatataaataatataattactaaTATTCTTATTAacatgaatatgaatattaattaattataatattattaataacactgctactattaattttaataaaataatattattattaaaaatattactattattacttttattataaatacgtttttttttcaaaaacaaactttattttttcacatacattttttcttAAACATTCCATTTAGTACCCTTTTTTACCTAAAACCCAACCAAATGAACTCTTAAATCATCATTTTTCCTAAAACTTATtctaattgctcaaatgactcaAAAGATTGATTCCaatttaacaattaataaagtattttacttttttatcacttattaatattattttttgatttttaattaatctttcaaaattTATTTGCTTGTTAAAGATAAAATTAGGATTTgttaacttttatttatttaattaattaaattaggattgatgGTGGTTCTTGGTGGCTACCGAAACACTCAAATTAGTATGATACTTACACGATCTAGGCTTTGAAAAATAATTTGGCAAATTGAAATTGGTGCTCCATTATTCCATATAATTAGGATAGAAGGGGGCTTCTGGAGGCTACCTAAAtactcaaattagtataattattaatatatatatatatattattattattattagtaatcttcttcttcttcttcttcttcttcttcttcttcttctaataataataataataataataataataataataataataataataataataatagtaataattgtATTATAATGATGGTAATAATATTAATGTaatagtattaatattaataaatataataataataataattattattattattattattattatttttaataaaaacgcaaacttttattaatcaatcaaaagtttacagctccattcagttcagtttattattatttttttttgcaaaaagttATAATTCTTCTCATTCATCCACAAGGGGCAAAGAAAAGAATACAAGTTGTACAAAGTATAACCCCTTAAGCCTTAGAGAGAAGGCCCTTTAGGCATTTAAGCTCGCACAAATCCTAGCATCAAGCACAGAAGGACACTTATGAAGCAAATAGACACTAACCGCATACTTAAGTCTAAATAGAGCCTGCTCAACAATGCTCTCCTTTCCAGCAAAGATTCTGCTGTTCCTCTCAGCCCGAACTGCATAAGGAGTTCCAACTAGGCAGCTCACAAACCAGAGATTTTTCCAATGTTTTTTAGCCTTTCTGCCAGCACACCATTTGAACTCTGCAATGTAGCTATTGCTACGACCAACAATCTTTATCCAAACAAGCATACCTCCCCAGAGAGCCTGAGAGTAAGGACATTTGAAAAATAGATGAGAATGTGACTCATTAGCATTCCTGCATAAGTTGCACCTGTTTACAATTATTAGTCCCCTAGTCTGAAGAGTGTCCACTGTGGTGAGACGTTTCTGCAATGCTAAAGAAGCTATGATGGCTTTTTTGGTTCTACAGCTCTGCCAAAATTGAGTCTGAAAAGGGCATTAGCAGCAAATTTGAGCTTAAGCCAGTCATATGCGAGGTGAGTGTTAAATTTGCCACCAATATACCAGCTGGTTAGCAAGTTTTGAGCAGCACTTTGGGACCTAGTAGCCTGAAGAAGTTCATTCTTAACAGCAATGATCCCTTGCAGACTCTCAGAAAAATGGCCCTTACTAGTTATATCCCAGATGGTACAATGTTGCAGTGGATAAGTGTTGTTCCAACTGGATACCATCAGGAGAAAGACTCAATTTTCAAAGCCATTTAGAGATCAGGGCTTTGTTCCATGAGAGAAGTTCTTTAATCCCAAATCCTCCTTCCTCCCTGGGAGAGCAGATGCTCTTCCAGTTCTTAGGCACCAGATTCCTTTGTTTGTCCTCAATACCCCAGAAAAAAAATTTGCACATCTGATTAATCACTTTGATGACACTTTTTGGCAAAAGACCACTGGCACACTAGAAATTTTCAAGGCCAAAAACCACAGAAGTGAGCAACTGAACTTTGCCAGCATAAGAAAGTAGTTTCGAGGACCAATGTTGCACAGCAGTTTGAATCTTAGTGAGGAGCACACCATACGTATCCACAATATTCTTTGCTATGTTCAGAGGTAACCCTAAATACCTGAAAGGAAATTCagttcattattattattattattattattattattattattattattattattattattattattattattattattattattattattattattattattattattattttggttGATTCACTCCAATCAGCTTTAGTTGATTCACTCCATTTAGTTCGATTCAACTCGTTTAGTTCGATTGATTCActccattgattcgattgattcagttCAACTCTAAAAAGTCAGAAAGAATAGGGCCTAACTCAATTTATTTTAGCTTGTCTAGTTTATTGTGAAACATTATTATAATCATATTCGTGTAGACACTTAAAAAAtgactagtatagatcccgcgcaaatgcgcggttttcTAGATAGACATATTAGAGAAACCAACAATTAGTAATAGTATTAACTTCAattgaaatttaattataaaatttactaTTAATAATGTTTAGTATTAAGAGGTAGAAAAGAGAAGGTTCAATACTTTTAGCTTTTTATCAAAAAATAACattttttataaatttttttcataataaatctatatatatttaaatttcatctatcaaaattttatatttttgatgGTATTCACAGTCAAAATTTGTGAAGTTGGACTCCCAAAAAGAtaatgtaacctttggtttggaATTTTGAATGAGGGGAAGTAAATGAAATCAAATAGTATGGCCCAATTGTAGATATTACATAATGAAACCCAATTATAGAGTAATGTTCATTTAGGCAGGAAAATATTGgtgatctcttattcttttaataTAATGGGAAAATATAAGGGGGATGATACTAGagccttttattattattattgacatTATGGTTATGTTTTTGTGCCTAATCTTTATTCTTTAAACGCTTAGTGATGATAATCTTGAACTATATAGTCCATCGGCAGATCGGCATATTAATATACTACTCGTACAATATTGCGCTGTGTTATTTACAACTACGATAACAGTTAATCGAAAACCAAAGTGAAGGTCATGAATAGAACAACAAGGGGTGGTGGCGCAGTTGGCTAGCGCGTAGGTCTCATAGCTTCTGAGTAATCCTGAGGTCGAGAGTTCGAGCCTCTCTCACCCCATCTTTTTGTCATCTGACTACATTAACATTTTCCAGCCCGAAAATCGAACGGACAAAAGGTAAAAATTATGTGTATGATGATGTAAATAAGCATTATTAATTTTCTTCTTTATCCGGACTCCGCCACTCCGGAGTATTCATGCTTGATATTATGTTTTTGGTTTTAAGTCATCACTTTCAAACACCGTAATCGTTGTGAATCATCCCAAAATATGGCAAACACAACAAATTTATTGTGAAACTTTATTCCACAATCCAAATTCAATCAAATACTTTCATATTTTAAATTGATGAAATACCTGATAAGAATGTATCTGcctacaataataaaataattgaATGATTTACCAATAACCGACCTTAGCTCAGTTGGTAGAGCGGAGGACTGTAGTGGGCTCACCCTGTCAGATATCCTTAGGTCACTGGTTCGAATCCGGTAGGTCggatttttttcatatttttcttttgtttgcgGCATTTCAGATGATTGAATGAGGCCAAAAGCCCAAAAGTAGTCTACTGCATAACTTAAATTTTGAAAGTTGCTTTATATATTTGGACACTCTTCAATAGAACTATAGAAAAGTAGCATATACTGGATACATAATACCGTAATTCCCATAATTCCATACTAATGGTAATTAAGTCTAGCTATGGCGCATAATGGTCTCTACTTCACGCTATTGCTGTTGCTATTCTCGTTGCTACTACTTGCACTTTTTGGAAGAGGTTTGTTGAGTAGGAAGGCCTTCATGTTCTTGTAGAGATGTTTCGGCTTCTCTATGTTAAGTGCATGCCCTGCTTTCTTTACGATCACCAGCTGTGCACTGTCACCTATATACCTGTACAACAACGATAACAACATTGCTTAAGTGCTTCAGTTCATTTAACGCAAATAGGTTTATTTCTTGATGACCCGTTATAAAGAATGACATTAAAGGACTACTATTTCACAAGCGGATGAGTTTAATGAAGAATTCTGGTTATTTGAATTCCAGAATTCGGAACTGGTTAGTGCAAGATAAGATTATTTTGGCGTAAGGAAGCCCCAATGGTGGTTACATTGTTAACGGGCCTTGGACCAGGTCATGCGTAGCATTACCCAATGATTTTACGAGTTAGCTAGTAAGTTGGTTGACACAATTTGTGACGAAAACTGTACTCTATTAAGGAATGCTGACCTTTTCAATCTGTGAGCCAGCTCTACTGGAAAAACCTGATCATGTTCTCCCCAGATAATCAATGTCGTCTGTATGAATGCAATTAGGTAAGCTCCGGTGATCCATGACTTTACAAGAAACGATGGAAGAAAAGACTAATGTAAGTTTATACCTGATTAATCTTGGGAAGGTTTGCCAGTTTTCTGTCCTTGTGCAAGGCTGCTATCAACTGCTTTCTCTCCTCTCTGTATTCTGTGCACATTACCTGAAGCGTACATGGGAAATAACACAATGTTTAGCTTCCGACTTTGTTCAGCTTTTcgagattaattaaattaattaggcGGGAAACGCATCTAATAATTTCTGTTTAGGCCGTTATTTCTACAAGTTTCAGGAAGTAGCCTGACTACCGTGACTAGATGTCAACAAATAACCATGATTAGCTACATCTATCTAATTGTTAAAACTTTTTAAACTTATGCAACCAAACATACATAAGTGTTGGTCTGCGTAATTTTCAATAAATCAACCTGAAATATTTTCAACGCTTCACTAAATTGATTACCCTTCCTTTTTAATGTTCACTTTGATCATTCGGAATTAACAGCAAAAAGGCATGACTCCGTACATTGATTTAAGTAGTACTTGGCCAAGTGCGTATGTCTTGAAATCACCATCTTGGATTGTCGGTGTGAGTTAATTTACATGTCATATTCAAGCATTTACTCGTCAGTGCCAACTATCAAACACAAAGCATTGTCTTTAAGTGCATGTTACAATTAAAGATGATTTTTTCTTGGACTATCTACAAAAATGTCGCATCAGTAAATGTAAACTCATTAAAATATTTGACTTGTGTATTTAGAATATCTGTGTTGTGCTTTCATTTGTCCAACTGTCTTCCTCTCTATTGGAGGAATCTTTATCGGACACACAGGAATACCACAAATTACAGAATAAACTCATTTAAGTATTGTTATAACAACAAAACTATTTTACTCGTCCTAATTCTCTCATTTACTTTCACTTTCATTGGTAATTGGTACCGAGTATCATCTAGTACAACCTTATAATACCTAATTACCTACCTCATTGTTATACGTCTGCCTCAGTGACGCAATTTACATTTTTAAGTCATCGTAAAACTTCTCTATATTTTAAAATTAAAACCAATAGGCTAAAGCTaaactaaaattaaaattaaaataatcatTAATCATCTGACTAATTGAAACATCCAAACTGTAACAAAGTAACCAACAAAGAAAAATCATTCTACAAGATACTTCACAAAACAAATCAAGCAAGCAATTGGTGTACAACTAACCAACCAACAACAAACAATATTATCCCTATGCCTTAATAGCTCCTTCCTATTACGGGATAAGGAGAGGTCTGATGTACGTAATTGTGTTAGCAATAGAAAGCGACCCGAAAAAACAATTAATCAATCGAAaaaaaattaaagcaacaaattaAACACTTACTTGAATAAAATCATCAAGAAAACAAGAGGGAATAAGCTTGATAGGCTTATAAAAAGAAAGCTGCAACAATTCCCTCAATTTCCTACTACTTTGAGGCAATAAAATATCAGCAGCTTCATCAACACTATTAACCTTAAACATCCCATCTTCCATATCTTTTTCCTCCAAGCAAACACCAGCACAAACAATCACCACCTTCTCCACCGCCTCCGCGAATTGAGCAGCCATACTATAAGCCACAAACCCACCATAGCTTATACCAGCTACACTCATTTTCTTAACATTTAACTTCTCCATTGCTCTCATAACACTTTGTGCTTGAAATGTTTCGGACCGTTCCGGTCGGGTTGTGTGGGACTCACCAAAGAATATTAGGTCAGGTACATAGATGTTGAATTTAGGTGTTAATGGTGATATAAAATAGTCCCATTGCCACATTGCATTTGCACCAAGGCCATGGAGTAAGACTAGATTTGGTTTCTTTGGATTGGGTTTTTTGGGTGACCAACAATGTATTGTTGTGCATTCATCTAATACTACTGTTGTTGATTTTAATCCTGCGTGTTCGAATGAAAATCGATAGCATGTGTCTCGTGTAGTTGTGAAACTGAAACACTTTGCCATAGtcgcaaaatgatttggggtcggttaTGTTTTTTTAAAATTTGAATATTTGAATGATCTGGGGTCGGATCAGATGAGCGAGTTGGTATAGAGTAAGATGGAGTTAATAGGTGGTTTTAAGGGAACTCAATGCTCTAACACATAAACAAGTAAAGAATGTTAGATATGAAAAGAGGGAAGGAATAGGTGTAGAGGGTAGATGAAGAAAAAAAGGGTATGATTGTATGAAGGGGAGAAATATGAGAGTTTGAGGAAGAAAGTTATGGATAGTGATAGGGCGCCGGTGACGTACAAATTGGGTCTCTCACAACCATTATTAATTAAAAGGGTCATCACTTACCCTATATGAGAGGATGACGCCCAAATTCGGTGTCACCCGATGAcgccctttcattttcctttATTAAAAGTGATCGTTTTATAGCTAAAAAAGTTTTAAGGTTGAGTAAGTAAACAATTCACAATGGTTTGATACAGTGATTGAGGACCAATGATGTTAGGCCAATTGGTTGTGCATTGAAGAAAATCTGAAGACTTCTGCAACCTGCAAAGATTTTAAGGGAGGAATAGTTTGTATTGATGGATTGTTGTCAATATTTATTCCACTTTAATTATAGTGTTGAAAGTCTATATGTCCTACCCGCTACCACAAATTCTACTTTTATCTTATCTACCTATTTGGGTATTATTTAATCTCTCTTTAGCTTGTGACAAATATGAACATCTTCAATGAGACTTGTTGTTGTCCTACGAAAATTTAGCAAAatttaagaattttttttttggataatAGTGAGTGATTtcaatatatatatttttaaacaaaaatatAGAATTGATTCTAATTTTCTTTGTGACGATATGTCACATGTTTCCGAATttcaaaatatattttattttactaGTGAAATTATGATATTTTTCATAATGTGAATCATCATATTCTATTGTTCATTGATTTTccttaacatagtatttgcctaAAAGTAACTTATAATTGATGAATTTATTGTAAAGTGGTCAATTAGGAATAGATATATTTTACTCAATGCCGTCAAATATTTATTAAGATGATTGCATGCATATATTATGCACAAGATAATGTTTTGAGTTTATTGTTGTCTTTCCTATAGCAAAATTACAAAACCGATCTAATTTGAAAAATTACCAAAAAAGTAAAAATTCGTAACACTTTTGTAGACCTTAATCGCTTGTGTAAGATAACCTTATACAAGTACAAAGTACATTGTAAAAACTGGCTAGTATAATAACAAGTTTTTCACGTATGTTGATCATGATTACTTGGTGAATAGATCAATGCTCGTTAATTTCATTTCCTTTTGTCAATACTAACGAGTAAAAGCTCGTATTATTGATGTTTTTTGTAGTAAGATTTCAGTAAATACTCACAATGGAAATAgaaatagaaatagaaatacACAAGGATTTGATTACATGTTAAGTGTATCTATGGATGTAAATAAATTGGATAGTATCAGGAAATTAGGTCGGACACAGTTGGAGGATGGAAATGTGAAATGTTGTGAGTAGGTGGATAACTCAACAAACCGAGTTTAAAatctttgaattattattgagCAAGTAGCCACCTATCACTTGCGAATTTGTGCTCATGGACTGTCTTAAATATGGTCTTTTTCTAACATTTGGCCCATCTAGAGTTGTATGTCACTATCATAAGCTTAACTATGGAAGGGAAGATGTTAGAGTTACACCAGGTGTATGAGGCCCTCATACACCTGGTGTAAAAACGCTCCACTTGTCAAACTTGAAGAATCTGATTTTAGTCATTAATTCCCAAGATTCCTTCATTAATTGCTCTTTAATCATTCTTCTCGGTATTGACAGCTTacctaattaattaatattacttTTCAACTAATTTTTTATTTAACTCTAATTTATTAATAATACCTTTATTATTATAGTATTTTTTTTGAGGAAATTATTATAGTATTTAAGTATTATTGTGTGTATTTAAATTTCAGCGTatacatttcatatatcgtatatttgtaCTTTGCTAATATGATATTAATTACCCCTTGTCCGTATTTTTCTTTGTACTTTTTTTTTATGATTACAGtaattttgttaatttttgttttgtaattaaatttatttttttttgtagcttATTCTTATGTTGTATTATGATTAATTCTtgttgtggacaatgggcccacgggggcgcttgggagagaaaacaagcgtttgcattttgtggagtcgccaccaatttttatgagaaattgaaaccgttcgaatacctcgtgccatgtcaagacacaaagtagagacatgaacactaagcaatcgttacccttagcattctatgtctagaatgactctcgtggatgccaatgaacacggatgttcacagagatctggagtaaggggtgagggtacgtattaggaagctcttttgatctaacacctaatcccgcccgcctcaatagcggtctctactaatgattaggaacatcatctatactcgatatatcgtcgattatatgcatgcaatgcaacatccaagttttaatcctagcatgtgaagattggctaagtcggtgaacaattaattagcatacagtTGATGTCAaaataggatttaatgctcaattacatgtgaaggcatacaaatgatacaagaaatatgataaatacaataaagaaaattacaataatgaaaaattacaataattacatcgggttcattgatctatgtcgaaaacacctttaaaacggataatttgagaaaaagaataaaagaaagaattagcgAACAGGTCAGtgagtgataatacgattaatagtcaattatatgtaaactaattaaactaggtcaagcaacaacggagttcagagacagaactcaacctggaagaggcgcagcaggactgcgccctttggaagagcgcggcgattctttgcgtctgttctaaGGGTGAGTT
Protein-coding sequences here:
- the LOC141623238 gene encoding uncharacterized protein LOC141623238 — encoded protein: MAKCFSFTTTRDTCYRFSFEHAGLKSTTVVLDECTTIHCWSPKKPNPKKPNLVLLHGLGANAMWQWDYFISPLTPKFNIYVPDLIFFGESHTTRPERSETFQAQSVMRAMEKLNVKKMSVAGISYGGFVAYSMAAQFAEAVEKVVIVCAGVCLEEKDMEDGMFKVNSVDEAADILLPQSSRKLRELLQLSFYKPIKLIPSCFLDDFIQVMCTEYREERKQLIAALHKDRKLANLPKINQTTLIIWGEHDQVFPVELAHRLKRYIGDSAQLVIVKKAGHALNIEKPKHLYKNMKAFLLNKPLPKSASSSNENSNSNSVK